A genome region from Mycobacterium florentinum includes the following:
- a CDS encoding TetR/AcrR family transcriptional regulator, translated as MSLNRNVAPQRRRGRALEEALLCAAWEELTERGYDDFTIDGAAARAGTSRAVLYRRWSSKQELVIAALAHAAGKDVVVAPDTGSLRGDVIGLLQQANKVRIGLAAQVFIQLGSLYQETGTGLAGLSAYVRGGRDSAMEEAIQRAVDRGEIERERVTERIGRLPADLWRHEILTTLQPLPDEAIEEIVDTIFLPLVGARTPAGRTAPADPAR; from the coding sequence ATGTCTCTTAACCGCAATGTCGCGCCGCAGCGGCGGCGGGGCCGTGCCCTGGAAGAGGCGCTGCTCTGCGCCGCGTGGGAGGAGCTGACCGAACGCGGCTACGACGACTTCACCATCGACGGTGCGGCCGCACGGGCCGGCACCAGTCGTGCGGTGCTGTACCGGCGTTGGTCGAGCAAGCAGGAGTTGGTGATCGCCGCACTGGCCCATGCGGCGGGCAAAGACGTGGTGGTCGCCCCGGACACGGGAAGCCTGCGTGGCGACGTGATCGGCCTGCTGCAGCAGGCCAATAAGGTCAGGATCGGGTTGGCCGCCCAGGTATTTATCCAGCTCGGCAGCCTCTACCAAGAAACCGGCACCGGCCTGGCCGGTCTCAGCGCTTACGTCCGGGGCGGCCGGGACTCCGCCATGGAGGAGGCGATCCAGCGCGCCGTCGATCGCGGCGAGATCGAGCGCGAACGCGTCACCGAACGCATCGGACGGCTACCCGCGGACCTGTGGCGTCACGAAATCCTGACGACGTTGCAACCGCTGCCTGACGAAGCCATCGAAGAGATCGTCGACACCATCTTTCTGCCGCTGGTGGGCGCGCGGACGCCCGCGGGGAGGACCGCACCCGCGGACCCGGCTCGATAG
- a CDS encoding UDP-N-acetylmuramoyl-tripeptide--D-alanyl-D-alanine ligase yields the protein MIDLTVARIAEIVGGTLADISPQDAAEVHVTGTVEFDSRAVGPGGLFLALPGARSDGHDHAASAVEAGAVVVLAARPVGVPAIVVAPEVASESRAGVLEHDPDGSGAAVLGALAKLAKAVAEELVAGGLTIIGITGSSGKTSTKDLVAALLEPLGEVVAPPGSFNNELGHPWTVLRATRRTDYLVLEMSARHPGNIAALARIAPPAIGVVLNVGTAHLGEFGSREAIARTKSELPQAVPSSGVVILNVDDPSVAAMAHVTSGWVVRVSRSSETDSGPSDVWAEGVSLDELARPRFTLHAMDARGALEAEVHLGVYGEHQVTNALCASAVALQCGAGVEQVAASLGAAGPVSRHRMQVTNRADGVIVIDDAYNANPDSMRAGLQALAQIARGGPTQRRSWAVLGEMGELGDDAITEHDGIGRLAVRLDVSRLVVVGMGRLVTAMHHAAVMEGSWGASGDRGAVQVADGDAALELLRAELQPGDVVLVKASNAAGLGALAEALAAEGPAGSHGGARP from the coding sequence ATGATCGACCTCACCGTGGCGCGGATCGCCGAGATCGTCGGCGGCACCCTGGCCGACATCTCGCCGCAGGACGCCGCGGAAGTGCACGTCACCGGGACCGTCGAATTCGACTCCCGGGCCGTCGGCCCCGGCGGGCTGTTCCTGGCGTTGCCGGGCGCACGCTCGGACGGACACGACCACGCCGCCTCGGCGGTCGAGGCCGGTGCGGTGGTGGTGCTGGCCGCGCGGCCGGTCGGGGTACCGGCCATTGTGGTCGCCCCCGAGGTTGCTTCGGAGTCGCGGGCCGGGGTGCTCGAGCACGACCCCGACGGTTCGGGTGCGGCCGTGCTGGGCGCGCTGGCGAAACTGGCCAAGGCGGTGGCCGAGGAGCTGGTGGCCGGCGGGCTGACCATCATCGGGATCACCGGCTCGTCGGGCAAGACGTCGACCAAAGACCTAGTGGCCGCGCTGCTCGAACCGCTGGGTGAGGTGGTGGCCCCGCCGGGATCGTTCAACAACGAGCTGGGTCATCCCTGGACGGTGCTGCGCGCGACGCGGCGCACCGACTACCTGGTTTTGGAGATGTCGGCACGCCATCCCGGCAACATCGCCGCACTGGCGCGGATCGCCCCGCCCGCGATCGGCGTGGTGCTCAACGTGGGCACCGCGCATCTCGGCGAGTTCGGCTCGCGTGAGGCGATTGCGCGCACTAAATCCGAACTGCCACAAGCGGTTCCATCCTCCGGCGTGGTCATCCTGAACGTCGACGACCCGTCGGTGGCGGCGATGGCGCACGTCACCTCGGGATGGGTGGTTCGGGTCAGCCGGTCCAGCGAGACCGATTCGGGACCCAGCGACGTCTGGGCCGAAGGCGTGTCGCTGGACGAATTGGCCAGGCCGCGATTTACCCTGCACGCGATGGACGCGCGAGGCGCTCTCGAAGCCGAGGTACACCTCGGCGTGTACGGCGAACACCAGGTCACCAACGCGCTGTGTGCCAGCGCGGTCGCCCTGCAGTGCGGCGCCGGCGTCGAGCAGGTCGCCGCCTCGCTGGGCGCGGCCGGCCCGGTGTCGCGGCATCGGATGCAGGTGACCAACCGGGCCGACGGGGTGATCGTCATCGACGACGCCTACAACGCCAACCCCGACTCGATGCGGGCCGGACTGCAAGCGCTGGCTCAGATCGCCCGCGGTGGCCCGACCCAGCGGCGCAGCTGGGCGGTGCTGGGTGAGATGGGCGAGCTCGGCGACGACGCGATAACCGAGCACGATGGCATCGGCCGGCTGGCGGTGCGCTTAGATGTGTCTCGACTTGTTGTCGTGGGAATGGGAAGGTTGGTAACCGCCATGCACCACGCTGCGGTCATGGAGGGCTCGTGGGGCGCCTCTGGAGATAGAGGGGCCGTGCAGGTGGCCGACGGCGACGCCGCCCTCGAGTTGTTGCGGGCCGAACTACAACCCGGCGACGTGGTCCTGGTGAAGGCGTCGAACGCCGCCGGACTCGGCGCTCTGGCCGAGGCGCTGGCCGCCGAGGGGCCGGCAGGCTCGCACGGCGGGGCCCGCCCGTGA
- the mraY gene encoding phospho-N-acetylmuramoyl-pentapeptide-transferase → MRQILVAVAIALTVSILLTPALIRLFTKQGFGHQIREDGPPSHHTKRGTPSMGGVAIVAGIWAGYLGTHLAGLAFDGEGVSASGLLVLGLATVLGGVGFLDDLIKIRRSRNLGLNKTAKTVGQIVAAVLFGVLVLQFHNANGLTPASADLSYVREIATVTLAPGLFVLFCVLVVSAWSNAVNFTDGLDGLAAGCMAMVTGAYVLITFWQYRNACATAPGLGCYNVRDPLDLALVAAATAGACIGFLWWNAAPAKIFMGDTGSLALGGIIAGLSVASRTELLAVVLGSLFVAEVVSVVLQILAFRTTGRRVFRMAPFHHHFELSGWAETTVIIRLWLLTAIACGLGVALFYGEWLATVGA, encoded by the coding sequence GTGAGGCAGATCCTCGTCGCCGTCGCGATCGCCCTGACCGTCTCGATTCTGCTGACCCCGGCGCTGATCCGGCTGTTCACCAAGCAGGGATTCGGTCACCAGATCCGCGAGGACGGCCCGCCGAGTCACCACACCAAGCGCGGCACCCCGTCGATGGGCGGCGTGGCGATCGTGGCGGGCATCTGGGCCGGCTACCTGGGCACCCACCTGGCCGGACTGGCGTTCGACGGCGAGGGGGTCTCCGCGTCGGGTCTGCTGGTGCTGGGTCTGGCCACCGTGCTGGGCGGCGTCGGCTTCCTCGACGACCTGATCAAGATCCGCAGATCACGCAACCTGGGGCTGAACAAGACGGCCAAGACGGTCGGTCAGATCGTGGCCGCGGTGCTGTTCGGGGTGCTGGTTCTGCAGTTCCACAACGCCAACGGTTTGACGCCGGCCAGCGCTGATCTGTCCTATGTGCGTGAAATCGCCACCGTCACACTGGCTCCCGGACTTTTCGTGCTGTTCTGCGTGCTCGTCGTCAGCGCTTGGTCCAACGCGGTCAACTTCACCGATGGCCTCGACGGGCTGGCCGCGGGCTGCATGGCGATGGTCACCGGTGCCTACGTGCTGATCACCTTCTGGCAGTACCGCAACGCGTGCGCCACGGCGCCGGGCCTGGGCTGCTACAACGTGCGCGACCCGCTGGACCTGGCCCTCGTGGCCGCCGCGACCGCGGGTGCCTGCATCGGCTTTTTGTGGTGGAATGCCGCGCCCGCCAAGATCTTCATGGGCGACACCGGTTCGCTGGCGCTGGGCGGCATCATCGCCGGTTTGTCGGTGGCCAGCCGGACCGAGCTGCTCGCGGTGGTGCTGGGTTCGCTGTTCGTCGCCGAGGTCGTCTCGGTGGTGCTGCAGATCCTGGCCTTCCGGACCACCGGGCGCCGGGTGTTCCGGATGGCGCCCTTCCACCATCATTTCGAGTTGAGTGGCTGGGCCGAGACCACGGTGATCATCCGCCTCTGGCTGCTCACCGCGATCGCCTGCGGCCTGGGTGTGGCGCTGTTCTACGGTGAATGGCTTGCCACGGTCGGCGCGTGA
- the murD gene encoding UDP-N-acetylmuramoyl-L-alanine--D-glutamate ligase: MSGLEPLVAGAPVLIAGARVTGRAILGALSRFGAVATLCDDDPAMLGPYAESGVPTVDPATAVARIGEYALVVTSPGFQPTAPVLAAAAAAGVPIWGDVELAWRLDAAGCYGTPRRWLVVTGTNGKTTTTSMLHAMLIAGGRRSLLCGNIGDPVLDVLDQPADLLAVELSSFQLFWAPSLRPEAGVVLNIAEDHLDWHSSMAEYTAAKARVLAGRVAVVGLDDSRAAALLSTAAAPVRAGFRLGEPATGELGVRDGQLVDRAFADDLALLPAASIPVPGPVGVLDTLAAAALARSVGVPADAIAEAISTFQPGRHRSEVVAVADGIRYVDDSKATNPHAAEASVLAYPRVVWVAGGLLKGASLDAEVGRIASRLVGAVLIGRDRQEVAEALSRHAPDVPVVQVVTGEDAGMHATADTKVTKVDSVGDSLGARVMTAAVAAARDLAQSGDTVLLAPAGASFDQFSSYADRGDAFAAAVRAALR; the protein is encoded by the coding sequence ATGTCCGGGCTCGAACCACTCGTGGCGGGTGCGCCCGTCCTGATCGCCGGCGCCCGGGTGACCGGCCGGGCGATCCTGGGTGCGCTGTCCCGGTTCGGCGCCGTGGCCACGCTGTGCGACGACGATCCGGCCATGCTGGGGCCGTACGCCGAAAGCGGTGTTCCGACAGTCGATCCCGCGACGGCGGTGGCGCGGATCGGCGAGTATGCGCTGGTGGTGACCAGCCCCGGATTCCAGCCGACGGCACCGGTGCTGGCCGCCGCCGCGGCGGCGGGCGTACCGATCTGGGGCGACGTGGAGCTGGCCTGGCGCCTCGACGCCGCAGGGTGCTACGGGACGCCGCGCCGCTGGCTGGTCGTGACCGGCACCAACGGAAAGACCACGACGACGTCGATGCTGCATGCCATGTTGATCGCCGGCGGGCGGCGCAGCCTGCTGTGCGGCAACATCGGCGACCCGGTGCTCGACGTCCTGGACCAGCCGGCCGACCTGCTGGCCGTCGAACTGTCGAGTTTCCAACTGTTTTGGGCGCCGTCGCTACGGCCCGAGGCGGGTGTCGTGCTCAACATCGCCGAGGACCACCTGGACTGGCACAGCTCGATGGCCGAGTACACCGCGGCCAAGGCCCGAGTGCTGGCTGGCCGGGTCGCGGTGGTCGGGCTGGACGACAGCCGGGCCGCCGCACTGTTGAGCACCGCGGCGGCGCCGGTACGGGCGGGTTTCCGGCTGGGCGAGCCGGCCACCGGCGAGCTCGGTGTGCGCGACGGTCAGCTGGTCGACCGCGCGTTTGCCGACGACCTGGCCCTGCTGCCGGCCGCGTCCATCCCGGTGCCGGGCCCGGTCGGCGTGCTCGACACCCTGGCCGCGGCGGCGCTGGCCCGCAGCGTCGGCGTGCCCGCCGACGCGATCGCCGAGGCCATCTCGACGTTTCAGCCGGGCCGGCATCGCAGCGAGGTCGTCGCGGTGGCCGACGGGATCCGGTACGTCGACGATTCGAAGGCGACCAACCCGCACGCCGCCGAGGCGTCGGTGCTGGCCTACCCGCGGGTGGTGTGGGTGGCCGGCGGTTTGCTCAAGGGCGCGTCGCTGGATGCCGAGGTCGGCAGAATCGCGTCTCGGCTGGTCGGCGCGGTGCTCATCGGCAGGGACCGCCAAGAGGTTGCCGAGGCGTTATCGCGACACGCGCCCGATGTCCCCGTCGTCCAGGTTGTGACAGGCGAGGATGCTGGTATGCATGCGACTGCTGATACTAAAGTGACAAAAGTTGACAGTGTGGGGGATAGTCTCGGCGCTCGCGTGATGACCGCTGCTGTGGCGGCGGCTCGTGATTTGGCACAGTCGGGCGACACGGTGTTGCTGGCACCGGCGGGGGCGTCGTTTGACCAGTTCAGCAGCTACGCCGACCGTGGTGACGCATTCGCGGCCGCCGTACGCGCGGCGCTGCGGTAG
- the ftsW gene encoding putative lipid II flippase FtsW has translation MDAEAPDAAGVSETSDTPEADGAPPAKPAKAQVKDPEHTPRARFGAWLNRPMTSFHLIVAIAGLLTTLGLTMVLSASGVRSYGDDGSAWVIFGKQVLWTVVGVVGAYVSMRLPVRFIRRVAFPGYVVTIILLVLVLVPGIGNLANGSRKWFVVAGFSMQPSELAKIAFAIWGAHLLASRRVERASLREMLIPLVPAAVIALGLIVAQPDLGQTVSMGIILLALLWYAGLPLRVFGTSLLAVFMAGAVLAMSAGYRSDRVRSWINPENDPQDTGYQARQAKFALAHGGIFGDGLGQGTAKWNYLPNAHNDFIFAIIGEELGFIGAFGLLALFGLFAYTGMRIARRSADPFLRLLTATTTMWILGQAFINVGYVIGVLPVTGLQLPLISAGGTSTAATLFMIGIMCNAARHEPEAVAALRAGRDDKMNRLLRLPLPEPYSPTRLESFRDRKKAQPRPPRPPAPGRARKAPARKAEPPARKGARQPEPPLRPVFPRTAARAEPRSRHHGSDQRYPRQGAGQRRTRRARALEGQRYG, from the coding sequence ATGGACGCCGAGGCGCCCGATGCCGCTGGCGTCTCCGAGACTTCCGACACTCCCGAGGCGGATGGGGCACCCCCGGCAAAGCCGGCAAAAGCACAGGTCAAAGATCCGGAGCACACGCCGCGCGCCCGGTTCGGCGCCTGGCTGAACCGGCCCATGACGTCGTTTCACCTGATCGTGGCGATTGCCGGGTTGCTGACCACGCTGGGCCTGACCATGGTGTTGTCGGCGTCGGGCGTGCGGTCCTACGGCGACGACGGGTCGGCGTGGGTGATCTTCGGCAAGCAGGTGTTGTGGACGGTCGTCGGGGTCGTCGGGGCCTATGTCTCGATGCGGCTGCCGGTGCGGTTCATCCGGCGGGTGGCCTTCCCGGGCTATGTCGTCACGATCATCCTGCTGGTGCTGGTGCTGGTTCCCGGCATCGGAAACCTCGCGAACGGCTCGCGGAAGTGGTTCGTCGTCGCGGGCTTCTCGATGCAGCCCTCCGAGCTGGCCAAAATCGCGTTCGCCATCTGGGGTGCGCACCTGCTGGCGTCGCGGCGCGTGGAGCGGGCCTCGTTGCGCGAGATGCTGATTCCGCTGGTTCCGGCGGCCGTCATCGCGCTGGGGCTGATCGTGGCCCAGCCCGACCTCGGGCAGACGGTGTCGATGGGCATCATCCTGCTGGCCCTGCTGTGGTACGCCGGGTTGCCGCTGCGGGTCTTCGGGACGTCGCTGCTCGCGGTGTTCATGGCCGGCGCGGTGCTGGCGATGTCCGCCGGCTACCGGTCGGACCGGGTGCGCTCGTGGATCAACCCCGAGAACGACCCGCAGGACACCGGCTACCAGGCCCGTCAGGCCAAATTCGCGCTGGCCCACGGCGGCATCTTCGGCGACGGCCTCGGCCAGGGCACCGCCAAGTGGAACTACCTGCCCAATGCGCACAACGACTTCATCTTCGCGATCATCGGCGAGGAGCTGGGCTTCATCGGCGCCTTCGGGCTGCTGGCGCTGTTCGGGTTGTTCGCCTACACCGGGATGCGGATCGCGCGCCGCTCGGCCGACCCGTTCCTGCGGTTGCTGACCGCCACCACGACGATGTGGATCCTCGGGCAGGCCTTCATCAACGTCGGCTACGTGATTGGCGTGCTGCCGGTGACCGGCCTGCAGCTACCGCTGATATCTGCCGGCGGAACATCCACGGCCGCAACGCTTTTCATGATCGGCATCATGTGCAACGCGGCACGACATGAGCCCGAGGCGGTGGCCGCGCTGCGTGCCGGGCGCGACGACAAGATGAACCGGCTGCTGCGGCTGCCGCTGCCCGAGCCGTACTCGCCGACCCGCCTCGAGTCATTCCGCGACCGCAAGAAGGCGCAGCCGCGGCCGCCGCGGCCGCCCGCCCCGGGACGCGCCCGCAAGGCCCCTGCCCGGAAAGCTGAGCCACCCGCCCGCAAGGGCGCCCGTCAGCCCGAGCCGCCACTGCGGCCGGTTTTCCCGCGGACAGCCGCCCGCGCGGAACCCCGCTCAAGGCATCATGGATCTGATCAGCGCTACCCCAGACAGGGAGCCGGTCAGCGTCGGACTCGGCGCGCTCGCGCATTGGAAGGTCAGCGTTACGGGTGA
- the murG gene encoding undecaprenyldiphospho-muramoylpentapeptide beta-N-acetylglucosaminyltransferase yields the protein MNHTIKEPAGGQGVSPSPAGAASSARAPLSVVLAGGGTAGHVEPAMAVADALRALDPQVRITALGTARGLETRLVPERGYHLELITPVPLPRKPSGDLARLPPRVWRAVRETRAVLDVVDADVVVGFGGYVALPAYLAARGFPGLRRRIPVVIHEANARAGLANRVGARSADRVLSAVPESGLRHAEVVGVPVRATITTLDRAALRAQARKHFGFADDARVLLVFGGSQGAVSLNRAVAAAAADLAAAGVSVLHAHGPKNTLELREPQAGDPPYRAVPYLDRMDLAYAAADLAICRSGAMTVAEVSAVGLPAIYVPLPIGNGEQRLNALPVVNAGGGMVVPDAVLTPDLVAREVSGLLTDPPRLAAMTAAAARVGHRDAALQVAEAALDIARQARDRGPAAGGSR from the coding sequence GTGAACCACACCATCAAGGAGCCGGCCGGCGGGCAGGGGGTTAGTCCCTCGCCCGCCGGTGCCGCATCATCGGCCCGGGCGCCCCTGTCGGTCGTGCTGGCCGGTGGCGGCACCGCCGGCCACGTGGAACCCGCGATGGCCGTCGCCGACGCCCTGCGCGCGCTGGATCCGCAGGTCCGGATCACCGCGCTGGGCACCGCGCGCGGACTCGAGACCAGGCTGGTGCCCGAACGCGGCTACCACCTGGAGCTGATCACCCCAGTGCCGCTGCCGCGCAAACCCAGCGGTGACCTGGCCCGGCTCCCACCGCGGGTGTGGCGCGCCGTGCGCGAGACCCGCGCGGTGCTCGACGTCGTCGACGCCGACGTGGTGGTGGGCTTCGGCGGCTACGTGGCCCTGCCGGCCTACCTCGCGGCCCGCGGTTTCCCGGGGCTCCGCCGCCGTATCCCGGTGGTCATTCACGAGGCCAACGCCCGCGCCGGGCTGGCGAATCGGGTCGGCGCCCGGTCGGCGGACCGGGTGCTGTCCGCGGTGCCGGAGTCCGGGCTGCGGCACGCCGAGGTGGTCGGGGTGCCGGTGCGCGCCACCATCACCACACTGGACCGCGCGGCGCTGCGGGCGCAGGCGCGCAAGCACTTCGGCTTCGCCGACGACGCGAGGGTGTTGCTGGTGTTCGGCGGTTCGCAGGGCGCGGTCTCGCTCAACCGCGCGGTGGCGGCGGCCGCCGCCGACCTGGCCGCCGCGGGCGTGTCCGTCCTGCACGCGCACGGGCCGAAGAACACCCTCGAGCTGCGCGAACCGCAAGCCGGCGATCCGCCGTACCGGGCGGTGCCGTACCTGGACCGGATGGACCTGGCCTATGCGGCCGCCGACCTGGCCATCTGCCGGTCCGGGGCGATGACGGTCGCCGAGGTGTCGGCCGTCGGCCTGCCGGCCATCTACGTTCCGCTCCCGATCGGCAACGGTGAGCAGCGACTCAACGCGCTGCCGGTGGTGAACGCCGGCGGTGGCATGGTCGTGCCCGACGCCGTCCTGACGCCGGACCTGGTGGCCCGGGAGGTGAGCGGGCTGCTGACCGACCCGCCGCGACTGGCGGCGATGACCGCGGCCGCCGCCCGGGTGGGGCATCGGGACGCGGCGCTGCAGGTCGCCGAGGCGGCCCTGGACATCGCGCGACAAGCACGTGATAGGGGGCCGGCAGCCGGGGGGTCGCGGTGA
- the murC gene encoding UDP-N-acetylmuramate--L-alanine ligase, protein MVGIGGAGMSGIARILLDRGAQVSGSDAKESRGVHALRARGALINIGHDPSSLDLLPGGPTAVITTHAAIPKTNPELVEARRRGIPVLLRPTVLAKLMNGRTTLMVTGTHGKTTTTSMLIVALQHCGGDPSFAVGGDLGEAGTNAHHGSGDCFVAEADESDGSLLEYTPDVAVVTNIETDHLDFYGSADAYVGVFDAFVERLAPGGALVVCTDDPGSAALARRSSELGIRVLRYGSGPQGEPGQELAGTLLSWEQQGTGAVAHVQLGDEPVRAMRLSVPGRHMALNALGALLAAIEVGAPTDEVLDGLAGFEGVRRRFELVAAVGSVRVFDDYAHHPTEISATLAAVRTVVEQGGEGRSLVVFQPHLYSRTKAFAAEFGRALDAADEVFVLDVYGAREQPLAGVSGASVVEHVSVPARYLADFSAVAEQVAAAAGPGDVIVTMGAGDVTLLGAEIVNALRARANRSAPGAPGVLR, encoded by the coding sequence ATGGTGGGCATCGGGGGAGCCGGAATGTCGGGCATCGCCCGCATCCTGCTGGATCGGGGCGCGCAGGTATCCGGGTCCGACGCCAAGGAGTCGCGCGGCGTGCACGCATTACGCGCCCGGGGCGCACTGATCAACATCGGACACGACCCGTCGTCGCTGGACCTGCTGCCCGGCGGACCGACCGCGGTGATCACCACCCACGCCGCCATCCCGAAGACGAACCCGGAGCTGGTCGAGGCCCGCCGCCGCGGCATTCCGGTGCTGTTGCGGCCGACCGTGCTGGCCAAACTGATGAACGGGCGCACCACGCTGATGGTCACCGGCACCCACGGCAAGACCACGACGACGTCGATGCTGATCGTGGCGCTGCAGCACTGCGGGGGTGACCCGTCGTTCGCGGTCGGCGGGGACCTCGGCGAGGCGGGCACCAACGCCCACCACGGCAGCGGGGACTGCTTCGTCGCCGAGGCCGACGAAAGCGACGGCTCGCTGCTCGAGTACACGCCCGACGTCGCGGTGGTCACCAATATCGAGACCGATCACCTGGATTTCTACGGCAGCGCCGACGCCTATGTCGGGGTCTTCGACGCGTTCGTCGAGCGGCTGGCCCCGGGCGGGGCGCTGGTGGTGTGCACCGACGACCCGGGCTCGGCGGCGCTGGCACGGCGCAGCAGCGAACTGGGAATCCGGGTGCTGCGCTACGGGTCCGGCCCGCAGGGGGAGCCCGGCCAAGAGCTGGCCGGCACGCTGCTGTCCTGGGAGCAGCAGGGCACCGGGGCCGTCGCCCACGTCCAGCTGGGTGACGAGCCGGTGCGGGCGATGCGGCTGTCGGTGCCCGGACGGCACATGGCGCTCAACGCGCTCGGCGCGTTGCTGGCCGCGATCGAGGTCGGCGCCCCGACCGACGAGGTGCTCGACGGGCTGGCCGGTTTCGAGGGCGTGCGTCGCCGCTTCGAGCTGGTCGCAGCTGTGGGGTCGGTGCGGGTGTTCGACGACTACGCCCACCATCCGACTGAGATCAGTGCGACGCTGGCCGCGGTCCGCACGGTCGTCGAGCAGGGCGGCGAGGGCCGCTCGCTGGTGGTGTTTCAGCCCCATTTATATTCGCGGACAAAGGCTTTCGCTGCGGAGTTCGGTCGCGCGCTGGACGCCGCCGACGAGGTGTTCGTCCTCGACGTGTACGGCGCCCGCGAACAGCCGCTGGCCGGTGTCAGCGGGGCCAGCGTCGTCGAGCACGTCAGCGTGCCGGCGCGCTACCTGGCGGACTTCTCCGCGGTCGCCGAGCAGGTCGCCGCGGCCGCCGGCCCCGGGGACGTGATCGTGACGATGGGCGCCGGCGACGTGACGCTGCTGGGCGCCGAGATCGTCAACGCGCTGCGGGCGCGGGCCAATCGCAGCGCGCCCGGCGCGCCCGGGGTATTGCGATGA
- a CDS encoding cell division protein FtsQ/DivIB, whose product MTEPNDTTPTELVADSAATPGDPNPSVRPAESAENAITEPIPVEHPQGAEPEDEPAEFEGPRRRARRERAERRAAQERATAIEEARREAKRRASGRVVNQPKPAARGVVRGLKMLLATVLLIIVGVGLALILYFTPVMSARNIVVTGTGAVTREEVLDAAQVRVGTPLLQINTNQVADRVAAIRRVASARVQRQYPSALRITIVERVPVVVKDFADGPHLFDRDGVDFATGPPPPALPYIDVANPGPTDPTTKAALQVLLALRPEVAGQVGRIAAPSLASITLTLGDGRVVIWGTTDRTDEKAEKLAALLTQPGKTYDVSSPDLPTVK is encoded by the coding sequence ATGACCGAGCCCAACGACACCACACCCACCGAACTGGTCGCCGACTCGGCGGCCACCCCGGGTGACCCCAACCCGTCCGTCCGCCCTGCTGAGTCGGCCGAGAACGCGATCACCGAACCGATCCCCGTCGAACACCCGCAAGGCGCTGAACCCGAGGACGAACCAGCCGAATTCGAGGGGCCACGCCGCCGGGCCCGCCGCGAACGGGCCGAGCGCCGCGCGGCGCAGGAACGGGCGACCGCGATCGAGGAAGCGCGCCGCGAAGCCAAGCGCCGGGCCAGTGGACGCGTCGTCAATCAGCCGAAACCCGCTGCGCGCGGCGTCGTCCGGGGCCTGAAGATGCTGCTCGCGACGGTGCTGCTGATCATCGTCGGGGTCGGGCTGGCGCTGATTCTCTACTTCACGCCGGTGATGTCGGCGCGCAACATCGTGGTCACCGGCACCGGCGCGGTAACCCGCGAAGAGGTCCTCGACGCGGCGCAGGTGCGGGTCGGCACACCGCTATTGCAGATCAACACCAACCAGGTCGCCGACCGGGTGGCCGCGATCCGCCGGGTGGCCAGCGCCCGGGTGCAGCGCCAGTACCCGTCCGCGCTGCGGATCACGATCGTCGAGCGAGTTCCGGTGGTAGTGAAGGACTTTGCCGACGGGCCGCACCTGTTCGACCGCGACGGCGTCGACTTCGCGACCGGCCCGCCGCCACCGGCGCTGCCGTACATCGACGTCGCCAACCCCGGGCCGACCGACCCCACGACCAAGGCCGCGCTGCAGGTGCTGCTGGCGCTGCGCCCCGAGGTCGCGGGCCAGGTGGGCCGGATCGCCGCGCCGTCGCTGGCCTCGATCACCCTCACGCTCGGCGACGGGCGCGTGGTGATTTGGGGGACCACCGACCGCACCGATGAGAAGGCCGAAAAGCTCGCCGCCCTGCTCACGCAGCCGGGCAAGACCTACGACGTGTCCAGCCCGGATTTGCCCACCGTCAAGTAG